A genomic window from Megalobrama amblycephala isolate DHTTF-2021 linkage group LG2, ASM1881202v1, whole genome shotgun sequence includes:
- the rhof gene encoding rho-related GTP-binding protein RhoF, translated as MTQNGTVAGNGTQADALKIVIVGDGGCGKTSLLMVYAKGDFPEKYAPSVFDKYVTTVSYGGKDIQLNLYDTAGQEDYDRLRPLSYQEVNLVIICYDVTNPTSFDNVTIKWYPEVRHFCRDVPIILIGCKTDLRKDKEKTRKLKALDMAPITYLQGEEVQKQMNAEVYLECSAKYRENVEDIFREATKRALAARAKARHLHKKKKRCTIL; from the exons ATGACACAGAACGGCACTGTAGCCGGCAATGGCACTCAAGCTGATGCTCTCAAAATTGTGATCGTCGGAGATGGAGGATGTGGAAAGACATCCTTGCTAATGGTATACGCCAAAGGAGATTTCCCAGAG AAATACGCTCCATCTGTGTTCGACAAATATGTCACCACTGTGTCTTATGGAGGGAAAGACATTCAGTTGAATCTCTACGATACAGCAG GCCAGGAAGACTATGATCGCTTGAGGCCTCTGTCGTATCAAGAAGTTAACCTCGTTATCATCTGCTATGATGTGACCAATCCAACATCGTTCGACAATGTCACAATAAAG TGGTACCCAGAAGTCCGTCATTTCTGCCGTGACGTCCCCATTATCTTGATAGGGTGCAAAACGGACCTGCgaaaagacaaagagaagaCAAGGAAACTCAAAGCCTTAGATATGGCGCCCATCACCTACCTCCAG GGTGAAGAGGTCCAGAAGCAAATGAATGCTGAGGTATACTTGGAGTGTTCGGCTAAATATAGAGAAAACGTTGAGGACATTTTCAGAGAAGCAACCAAGCGAGCGCTAGCAGCCAGAGCTAAAGCAAGACACCTTCACAAAAAGAAGAAACGCTGCACCATTCTGTGA